ACTCCTTAAATGCGAGATTCCTAAAAACACGCAAGAAGAATGCACTAAAAATTGTATGGGCTACTTTCTTAAACAATTGGAATTTTCACAAAGTAAAACCATTGTGATTTTAGGAGAAGAAGTATATAACGCCCTCACTCAAGACAAAACTCCTTATAAAAACATACAGGGCAAATTATTTAAATGGAATCATTTAAAGCTTTTTCCAACTTTCTCACTCGCCCAACTCTTAAGGCAACCTGAACTTAAAATACAAGCCCATAAAGAATTTTTAACCCTAAAAAAGGATCTCTATGAAACTAATCAATAAAATCTTTTTATTATGGCTTTTACCGAGCCTTATTTTTGCTAGTGGAAAATATCCCTCACCCCTTCCTACTCCTAGTGCAGAAGTTCTAAACATTGAAACTCAAAAATGCAACACGAGTTGCTTAGAAGAACTATTAGAACAAGGACAAGTTTTTTCTTTTATTGCAAATTTCACACAAAATAATCAAAATCAAACCCTACTTGAATCACTTAATACCCTAATGAGCACTTTAGAAATTTCCCAAATTCCTTATTTTACAGATTCTCAAAAATCATTTTTTAACATTGCACTTCTGTTTTCTCGCAAAGATATTGGTGCTTATTCAGCCTCAACTACCAATGTGATTTTAAGTTACTTATTGCATCAAAATAAACTTTTTAACTTTGAAATTTTTGATAGCAAAAGTGAATCTGCACAAGATCTTCAAGAAGCTATTAATACAATCCATTCTAAAGGTTACCGACAAATCATTGCCATTTTAACCTACAATGGTGCTAATAATCTTAACACGCTTAATATTCAAACTCCTATTTTTATACCCAGTGTGCATTCTTCCCAAATCACAACCAACCCCCTTCCTAATATTATCTATGGTGGCATTAGCTATGAAAAACAAATTCAAAAACTCTCCAAACACAATTCCCAAATTAAAGCCGTTAGCTTTTATGATTCTAGCTACATAGGCGATCAAATCCACCAAAGTGTCTTAAAATATAATCCCGATATTGCTTACTCAACAGCCTTTAATCTCAAAGACAATTCTAACTTTACCAAAACTGCAGGGAAACTCAAATCATTATTAAAACATTCACGCATTTTTCTCAATACACCAGTGATTAATTCAAGCATCATTCTTTCTCAACTTACTTACTATGATATTGCCATTGAGGGTATCTACTCTACACAAATTAACTATAGCCCAACGCTTTTATCTATCACACAGCCCAAAGATAGAAAAAATATGTATATTGCAAACTCAATTCAAACTCTAGATAGTTTGCTAAGCGAAGAAACTCAAATGCTTAATGCGGATTTGAAATATGATTGGATAAACTATGCCACTGCTTTTGGGATTGAATATTTTTATCGCAAAAATGTTCCTAGTGCAAAACGCTATTTTAAAGAGACCATTAAAGACAACCAAGTTCAATATGAAATTGAGATTTTATCACCTATTAACAACCGCTTTGTAGAATCTGATGCTTCCTTTTAATCTTAAGATTATTCAAAAGCGTAATTATAAGAATCTAAGAATGTCTTTTAGAGATTCTTCTACCTTGCTAATTAGTGCCCCTAAACATTTTAGTAAAAAGAAATGCTTGGAGTTTTTGGAGCAGAATCAAAACTGGATAGAAGAACAACAGCAACTTTGGAATCAAAGACTAAATCTCAAGCTGCCCAATCATCAAATATTTCTTTTTGGGGAATGGCAGGATATTCAAGATAATGCAATCCAAACTCATTGGGAAGAATGTATTCATTCCAACCCTACACCAAAAACCAAAAAGGCTTTAATTCAATTCTTTCAAAATAAACTTGATTCTTATCTTCAAGTGCAAATACCATTTTTTTCTACACAAATGAAGCTTTTTCCTAATAAAATTTTGTATGGTAAAAGTTATAAACAGCTTGCTTGTTGCTACCATAAAACCAAAAATCTTCGCTTTAGTTTAAGGTTAGCACTTATGCCAAGATGGCTTATTAATTCTATTATTATTCACG
This portion of the Helicobacter canadensis MIT 98-5491 genome encodes:
- a CDS encoding M48 family metallopeptidase, producing MLPFNLKIIQKRNYKNLRMSFRDSSTLLISAPKHFSKKKCLEFLEQNQNWIEEQQQLWNQRLNLKLPNHQIFLFGEWQDIQDNAIQTHWEECIHSNPTPKTKKALIQFFQNKLDSYLQVQIPFFSTQMKLFPNKILYGKSYKQLACCYHKTKNLRFSLRLALMPRWLINSIIIHELAHIRYPNHQKDFWNLINTYDQNPQKIHIWLREYQDLLLLLHHKIFKA